A region from the Brachyspira hampsonii genome encodes:
- a CDS encoding AGE family epimerase/isomerase, giving the protein MSNLNEVKNEYLHMLKDNVIPFWLKNGLDKKHGGYYTALDRKGNLIESDKSVWFQGRFAWVLSTLYADFEKKEEYLEAAKLGIDFLEKYCFDKEGDGRMFFRVTEDGKAIIKRLRYYYSETFCLIAMAAYSRASGDKSYAKKAREILDNIDRYQKEGLLIPKFNAINRPTIAFGPPMIMLATVQELRKADPENKDYYNKYIDNLLSNIQLFLYEDKKAVLEQCNPDGTLQDHFEGRLLNPGHAIESSWFILRESIERGHDEKLKALGIKIFDWMWEWGWDKEYGGIIQYMDVLGKPKSEYHHDMKFWWPQTEAAIAALYCYYFTKDNKYLEKHDTVKEYTKKFIDTEYGEWFGYLHRDGRVSTDLKGNMYKGPFHIPRMYMKCVEIIDAINAK; this is encoded by the coding sequence ATGAGCAATTTAAACGAAGTAAAAAATGAGTATCTTCACATGTTAAAAGACAATGTTATACCATTTTGGCTTAAAAACGGTCTTGATAAAAAGCATGGAGGATACTATACTGCTTTAGACAGAAAAGGAAACCTTATAGAAAGCGATAAATCTGTATGGTTTCAGGGAAGATTCGCTTGGGTATTATCTACTCTTTATGCTGATTTTGAAAAAAAAGAAGAGTATTTAGAAGCGGCAAAATTGGGAATAGACTTTTTAGAAAAATACTGTTTTGATAAAGAGGGCGATGGAAGAATGTTTTTCAGAGTAACTGAAGACGGTAAAGCAATCATAAAAAGATTAAGATACTACTACTCAGAAACATTCTGTCTCATAGCTATGGCAGCATATTCAAGAGCTAGCGGAGATAAAAGCTATGCTAAAAAGGCTAGAGAAATACTTGATAATATAGACAGATATCAGAAAGAAGGACTTCTTATACCAAAATTTAATGCCATTAACAGACCTACTATAGCTTTCGGACCTCCTATGATAATGCTTGCTACTGTTCAGGAATTAAGAAAAGCTGATCCTGAAAATAAAGATTATTACAATAAATATATAGATAATCTTCTTTCCAATATACAATTATTCCTATATGAAGATAAAAAAGCAGTATTAGAACAATGCAATCCAGACGGTACTTTACAAGATCACTTTGAAGGAAGATTATTAAATCCTGGACATGCTATAGAATCATCTTGGTTTATATTGAGAGAATCTATAGAAAGAGGACATGATGAAAAATTAAAAGCCCTAGGAATAAAAATATTTGATTGGATGTGGGAATGGGGCTGGGATAAAGAGTACGGCGGTATTATACAATATATGGATGTACTTGGAAAGCCTAAAAGCGAATATCATCATGACATGAAATTTTGGTGGCCTCAAACTGAAGCTGCTATTGCCGCTTTATATTGCTACTATTTCACTAAAGATAATAAGTATCTAGAAAAACATGATACAGTAAAAGAATATACTAAAAAATTCATTGATACAGAATACGGTGAATGGTTTGGATATCTTCACAGAGACGGAAGAGTGTCCACCGACTTAAAAGGCAATATGTATAAAGGACCTTTCCATATTCCTAGAATGTATATGAAATGTGTTGAAATAATAGATGCTATTAATGCAAAATAA
- a CDS encoding DUF438 domain-containing protein, whose amino-acid sequence MTTLEYINTNETIYNLCTKYPQIKEILFDLGFDKIKNPMMFNTVSKFMTLNKAIKMKGIDRDKLIKKFNEHGFNFESDRNEILKSLIVKLHCGESIEKIKREFENKLVKVSAEEVHNAMHELVNNGMSIDEAKRFFYIRTLVLKDAMDNNTGINYKAIDIFKEENRYIEKLLDEIIVNDNINLLEELYNNINRHYIKKESLFFTALKKYGNDEPSKVMSKVDRDILNELKYIISYCQKSNNQINFESIKLLKDHISDMIFKEENILIPLSVSVLTKEDFDNIQIKYGKNS is encoded by the coding sequence ATGACAACTTTAGAATATATTAATACAAACGAAACTATATATAATTTATGCACTAAATATCCGCAAATTAAAGAAATTTTATTTGATTTGGGATTTGATAAGATAAAAAATCCAATGATGTTTAATACTGTATCTAAGTTTATGACTTTGAATAAAGCTATCAAAATGAAAGGTATTGACAGAGACAAATTAATAAAAAAATTTAATGAGCATGGTTTTAATTTTGAAAGTGATAGGAATGAGATATTGAAATCACTTATAGTAAAACTTCATTGCGGTGAAAGTATAGAAAAAATTAAGAGAGAATTTGAAAATAAGTTAGTTAAAGTATCCGCTGAAGAGGTTCATAATGCTATGCATGAGCTTGTTAATAACGGCATGAGTATAGATGAGGCTAAAAGATTTTTTTATATAAGAACACTTGTTTTAAAAGATGCTATGGATAATAATACAGGAATTAATTATAAGGCTATAGATATATTTAAAGAAGAAAACAGATATATAGAAAAATTATTAGATGAAATTATAGTAAATGATAATATTAATTTATTAGAAGAGCTTTATAATAATATTAATAGACATTACATAAAAAAAGAAAGTTTATTTTTTACAGCTTTGAAAAAATATGGCAATGATGAGCCTTCAAAAGTAATGAGTAAAGTTGATAGAGATATATTAAATGAGTTAAAATATATTATTTCTTATTGTCAAAAAAGTAATAATCAAATTAATTTTGAAAGTATAAAATTATTAAAAGATCATATTTCAGATATGATTTTCAAAGAAGAAAATATATTAATACCTCTTTCGGTTTCTGTACTTACAAAAGAAGATTTTGATAATATACAAATTAAGTACGGTAAAAATAGTTAA
- a CDS encoding EcsC family protein produces MEEKSILSFIKTVSNMPLVKIDKHKYLVSTFASEYPSILQDILEKGAYDAGVPLNIIEAKSREAINYEIGKSTAISFVSGLPGGIIGIGAVPADTAQFFGHALRIVQKLCYISGLPSFTLGDSMTDDEACLAAVYIGVMFEDKEAIFALNSIWKAIAEKSARIGFRVTSVVGYAVVSSILKSIGIKISSKGFMKSVSKAVPLIGGAVSAGFTYTSLQKMSNRLYNKIKESKYSIS; encoded by the coding sequence ATGGAAGAGAAAAGTATTTTATCATTTATAAAAACAGTATCTAATATGCCTCTTGTAAAAATAGATAAGCATAAATATTTGGTTAGTACATTTGCTTCAGAATATCCTTCTATTCTTCAGGATATATTGGAGAAAGGAGCTTATGATGCAGGAGTACCATTAAATATAATAGAAGCAAAATCAAGAGAAGCTATTAATTATGAAATAGGTAAATCAACAGCTATATCATTTGTTTCAGGACTTCCGGGAGGTATTATTGGTATAGGAGCGGTTCCAGCAGATACGGCACAATTTTTTGGGCATGCTTTAAGGATAGTACAGAAGCTATGCTATATATCAGGTCTTCCAAGTTTTACTTTAGGAGATTCAATGACAGATGATGAGGCTTGTCTTGCTGCCGTATATATTGGTGTAATGTTTGAAGATAAAGAGGCTATATTTGCTTTAAACAGTATATGGAAAGCTATAGCTGAAAAGAGTGCAAGAATAGGTTTTAGAGTAACTTCTGTAGTTGGATATGCGGTTGTTTCAAGCATATTAAAATCTATAGGTATAAAAATAAGTTCTAAAGGTTTTATGAAATCTGTTTCAAAGGCTGTACCTCTGATTGGAGGAGCAGTATCTGCAGGTTTTACATATACTAGTTTGCAGAAAATGTCTAACAGACTTTATAATAAAATTAAAGAAAGCAAATATTCAATAAGCTGA
- a CDS encoding DUF1232 domain-containing protein, which translates to MINDKNKKEDYVEIDEEDIEILGEDGIYRKYEVYKRHQNKNKLKLRYWLPFVAAVIYTLSPIDLIPDRIPIGKLDDILLLVISFIYGIKKANFSYNPIINVIIRNIILSITITGFVMMIIIYILAVLL; encoded by the coding sequence ATGATAAATGATAAAAATAAGAAAGAAGATTATGTAGAAATAGATGAAGAAGATATAGAAATATTGGGTGAAGATGGAATATACAGAAAGTATGAGGTATATAAAAGACATCAAAATAAAAATAAGCTGAAATTAAGATATTGGCTTCCTTTTGTTGCTGCGGTTATTTATACTTTATCTCCTATAGATTTAATTCCAGACAGAATACCAATAGGAAAATTAGATGATATACTGCTTTTGGTGATATCATTTATTTACGGTATAAAAAAGGCTAATTTCTCTTATAATCCTATAATCAATGTTATTATTAGAAATATTATATTATCAATAACTATTACTGGATTTGTTATGATGATTATCATATATATACTTGCTGTATTATTATAA
- a CDS encoding A1S_2505 family phage non-structural protein, with product MNRISSSNIAKLEDNEIFVFGSNTQGAHGGGAARFAMNFGAVYGQAFGLQGRTFAIPTVDYTKSGKMAVSEIKKYVDKFLAFTLEHKELKFLVTEIGCGIAGFKVEEMAELFREALKDEYSNVYLPKRFVEYLKS from the coding sequence ATGAATAGAATATCATCAAGCAATATAGCAAAATTAGAGGATAATGAGATATTTGTATTTGGGAGTAATACTCAGGGAGCACATGGAGGAGGGGCTGCTAGGTTTGCTATGAATTTTGGTGCTGTATACGGACAGGCGTTTGGACTTCAGGGTAGAACATTTGCTATACCTACGGTTGATTATACAAAAAGCGGAAAGATGGCTGTATCTGAAATAAAAAAGTATGTTGATAAGTTTTTAGCTTTTACATTGGAGCATAAAGAGTTAAAATTCTTAGTAACAGAAATAGGATGCGGTATAGCGGGTTTTAAAGTTGAAGAAATGGCAGAGCTTTTTAGAGAGGCTTTAAAAGATGAATATAGTAATGTTTATCTTCCAAAAAGGTTTGTAGAATATTTAAAATCATAA